One segment of Leptospirillum ferrooxidans C2-3 DNA contains the following:
- a CDS encoding UDP-N-acetylmuramoyl-L-alanyl-D-glutamate--2,6-diaminopimelate ligase gives MKEHPVRKDRQWIKSVLPDPAWGMFPDNIGGLSDDSRSACEGDLFFLRHGKNGVNWAFLEDAIKAGVRLVVTDSSIRSNWLTEAIFHSVPVVFVDDLLNTMGRVASSFWGNPSEKMKVVAVTGTNGKTTSSFLTRSVMVQSGIPTGLIGTVVFDIGDEVVEATQTTPGILDLHRLLGEAWLKGLRGMSMEVSSHALDQGRVSGLSFSVVHFTNLTRDHLDYHPDMESYYQAKKRLFSRQNPDGSHPICVVNGDDSWGKRLISELVLEKRTPIIIGESQDADISPKNVSIGIDGIRGVIRTPKGDLHIESPMTGHYNLMNIMGVIGCSIALEIPLDLISRGISAQHGVPGRFEVIRSDRNISVIVDYAHTDDALENLLGAVRPLCKGKVITVFGCGGDRDRGKRPRMGEKAGRLSDMVMLTSDNPRTEDPERILDEIEPALKGTGTPYERIADRKRAIFRAISIARPGDSVVIAGKGHENYQILGKIKHHFDDREVAREALGIDL, from the coding sequence TTGAAAGAGCATCCTGTTCGCAAAGACCGGCAATGGATCAAAAGTGTTCTGCCCGATCCGGCTTGGGGAATGTTTCCGGACAATATAGGGGGGCTATCAGATGATTCCCGATCAGCTTGTGAGGGGGATCTTTTTTTTCTGAGGCATGGAAAAAATGGGGTTAACTGGGCGTTCCTAGAGGATGCGATAAAAGCAGGAGTCCGACTCGTCGTAACGGATTCATCCATTCGTTCCAACTGGTTGACCGAAGCAATTTTCCATTCCGTGCCGGTTGTCTTTGTCGATGATCTCCTCAATACCATGGGACGGGTTGCCTCATCCTTCTGGGGGAATCCTTCGGAAAAGATGAAGGTTGTGGCTGTGACTGGCACCAATGGTAAGACAACTTCCAGTTTTTTGACCCGTTCTGTAATGGTTCAGTCTGGTATCCCCACGGGGTTGATTGGCACTGTTGTTTTTGATATTGGCGATGAAGTTGTTGAAGCCACCCAGACGACTCCGGGAATTCTGGATCTGCACCGATTGTTGGGGGAGGCTTGGTTGAAAGGGCTACGTGGCATGTCCATGGAGGTCTCATCCCATGCTCTTGATCAGGGACGGGTTTCAGGACTTTCTTTTTCGGTGGTGCATTTTACCAACCTGACTCGAGATCATCTGGATTATCATCCTGACATGGAGTCCTACTATCAAGCCAAAAAACGTCTTTTCTCCAGACAAAATCCGGATGGAAGCCATCCGATATGTGTTGTCAATGGCGATGACTCCTGGGGGAAAAGGCTCATCTCCGAACTTGTTTTGGAAAAACGGACCCCTATCATTATTGGCGAAAGTCAAGATGCGGATATCTCTCCCAAAAATGTTTCCATAGGTATCGATGGAATCAGGGGGGTGATCCGCACCCCCAAAGGTGATCTTCATATCGAATCTCCAATGACCGGCCACTATAACCTGATGAATATCATGGGCGTGATTGGGTGCTCTATTGCGCTCGAAATTCCTCTTGATCTGATCTCCAGGGGGATCTCTGCCCAACATGGAGTTCCTGGCCGGTTTGAGGTCATCCGGTCGGATCGGAATATATCGGTGATTGTCGATTATGCCCATACCGATGATGCCCTGGAGAATTTGCTTGGCGCCGTTCGTCCATTATGCAAGGGAAAAGTGATTACTGTTTTTGGATGCGGCGGGGATCGGGACAGGGGGAAGAGACCCCGGATGGGTGAAAAAGCCGGAAGATTGTCAGATATGGTTATGCTGACTTCAGATAATCCGAGAACGGAGGATCCCGAGCGGATCCTTGACGAGATTGAACCGGCTCTCAAGGGGACAGGAACCCCGTATGAGCGTATTGCCGACAGGAAAAGAGCGATATTCCGGGCTATTTCCATTGCCAGACCCGGAGATAGTGTTGTCATTGCCGGTAAGGGCCACGAAAACTATCAGATTCTTGGAAAAATAAAACATCACTTCGATGATCGGGAGGTTGCAAGAGAAGCTCTGGGGATCGATCTGTGA
- a CDS encoding peptidoglycan D,D-transpeptidase FtsI family protein: MKSRTRVIMVFVLFGFLGVALRLVFVQAVGRGNYAQLSLKEHQRILLVHGERGVVLDRNGDVLASNRSLPGLVCDPTVIKKHSSVLKVAQKISSPLGIPVSRLVSMLNKKSRFVWIRHDLFPQTASEIRDLHIPGLYIMNEERRFYPGGEAFHTLIGTTGTDNSGLSGIERKFDRELSGHTGGRIIEVSARGRSYFFRDLVPPEKLSGNVIRLTIDGELQKYAQLSLDEEVDKVQAEGGVVLVMNPKTGAVLAMASNNKGMAGQINPAVSMVYEPGSIFKLVTASAALNEKAVSLGEQFDGHDGVFYIPGGVLHDDEPQKSLNLAGILAKSSNIGISQVGLRLGPPRFYHYIRLFGFGARTGIPYPGESSGILHPLSRWSHRSIYSISMGQEIGVTPIQLVTAVSAIANGGKLMEPFLVSSITSPDGETIWKGKPHLVRDVISRKTSRTLLGLMENVVSPGGTGANASISGYDVAGKTGTAQVYDPLKRAYTRRRTIDSFVGVLPVQDPSLVILAIIVKPKSLSWGGTVAAPLFRKVAQMALVHFGIPSPPPSASPAESYPVRIIAEAKKIKEGD, encoded by the coding sequence ATGAAGAGCAGGACAAGGGTCATAATGGTATTTGTCCTGTTCGGTTTTCTGGGAGTCGCTCTTCGTTTGGTGTTTGTCCAGGCGGTCGGCCGCGGGAACTATGCCCAGCTTTCCCTGAAGGAACATCAGCGTATTCTCCTTGTCCATGGAGAACGAGGTGTCGTTCTGGATCGAAACGGTGATGTACTGGCCTCCAACCGGTCCTTGCCTGGCCTTGTTTGTGACCCAACTGTCATTAAAAAACATTCTTCGGTTCTGAAAGTTGCCCAGAAGATTTCTTCACCTCTCGGTATTCCAGTCTCCCGCCTCGTCTCAATGTTGAATAAAAAAAGCCGTTTTGTGTGGATACGCCATGACCTCTTTCCCCAGACAGCCTCGGAGATAAGGGATCTGCATATTCCTGGGCTTTATATCATGAACGAAGAGAGGCGTTTTTACCCGGGAGGGGAAGCGTTCCATACCCTGATCGGGACGACCGGAACGGATAATTCCGGACTTTCAGGAATTGAAAGGAAGTTTGACAGGGAGCTTTCGGGCCATACGGGAGGACGCATCATTGAGGTTTCGGCGCGTGGACGTTCTTATTTTTTCAGGGATCTTGTTCCCCCTGAAAAACTGTCCGGAAATGTCATCCGGCTGACAATAGATGGTGAACTGCAAAAATATGCCCAGTTGTCACTTGATGAAGAAGTGGACAAGGTACAGGCGGAAGGAGGAGTTGTTCTCGTTATGAATCCTAAAACGGGAGCTGTCCTTGCAATGGCCTCCAATAACAAGGGAATGGCAGGCCAGATCAATCCTGCCGTTTCAATGGTCTATGAACCAGGGTCCATTTTTAAGCTTGTGACCGCTTCAGCCGCTTTAAACGAGAAGGCCGTCTCTCTGGGAGAGCAGTTTGATGGACATGATGGGGTCTTTTACATTCCCGGAGGCGTCCTTCACGACGATGAGCCCCAGAAAAGCCTCAACCTGGCGGGCATTCTGGCAAAATCCAGCAACATCGGGATTTCCCAGGTTGGTCTTAGGCTTGGTCCCCCCCGATTTTACCATTATATCCGTCTGTTTGGATTTGGAGCCAGGACAGGGATCCCTTACCCGGGAGAGTCTTCCGGAATCCTTCACCCCCTTTCCCGATGGTCACATCGCTCCATTTACAGCATATCCATGGGGCAAGAGATTGGTGTAACACCTATTCAGCTTGTGACAGCGGTCAGCGCCATAGCAAATGGCGGGAAGCTTATGGAACCATTCCTTGTGAGCTCGATCACATCTCCAGATGGAGAAACCATCTGGAAGGGAAAGCCACACTTGGTTCGAGACGTTATTTCCAGAAAAACATCAAGAACCCTCCTCGGGTTGATGGAAAATGTGGTATCACCGGGTGGAACAGGAGCGAATGCCTCCATCAGCGGCTATGATGTGGCTGGAAAAACCGGAACAGCCCAGGTTTATGATCCCCTGAAGAGGGCTTATACCCGAAGGAGAACGATAGACTCCTTTGTCGGCGTTCTTCCTGTGCAGGATCCTTCCCTGGTGATCCTTGCCATTATTGTCAAGCCAAAATCCCTTTCATGGGGAGGGACAGTGGCCGCTCCACTTTTCAGGAAAGTCGCTCAAATGGCTCTGGTTCACTTCGGTATTCCTTCCCCGCCACCCTCCGCTTCTCCAGCAGAGTCCTATCCGGTTCGAATCATAGCTGAGGCCAAAAAGATCAAGGAGGGAGATTGA
- the sucD gene encoding succinate--CoA ligase subunit alpha, whose amino-acid sequence MSILVDRSTKVIVQGITGKEGSYHAGACRDYGTHIIGGVTPGKGGTTHEGFPVWNSVHEAVEAESPDVSLIFVPPAFAADAVLESIAAEIPLIVCITEGIPVLDMVRVRRVLDTKNAEGSVIRLIGPNCPGIITPDGAKIGIMPGYIHKRGKVGVVSRSGTLTYEAVWQLTQLGLGESTCVGIGGDPVRGLNFIDVLALFENDPETEAIVMIGEIGGEDEEKAAAFAKCHMKKPVVGFIAGQTAPPGRRMGHAGAIVSGGQGTAKDKMKTLEGMGVTVVQNPSMIGQTVLEVLKRS is encoded by the coding sequence ATGAGCATTCTTGTCGACCGCTCCACAAAGGTTATTGTTCAGGGTATTACCGGAAAAGAAGGCTCTTATCATGCAGGAGCATGCAGGGACTATGGCACTCATATTATCGGAGGTGTTACCCCGGGAAAAGGCGGGACAACCCATGAGGGTTTCCCCGTTTGGAACTCTGTGCATGAAGCGGTCGAGGCAGAGTCTCCGGATGTCTCCCTGATTTTTGTGCCCCCTGCATTTGCTGCTGATGCCGTTCTGGAGTCGATCGCCGCAGAGATTCCTTTGATTGTTTGCATTACTGAAGGTATCCCTGTTCTGGATATGGTCCGTGTCCGACGCGTTCTGGATACGAAGAACGCTGAAGGATCAGTCATTCGCCTGATTGGCCCCAATTGTCCCGGGATCATTACACCCGATGGTGCAAAAATAGGCATTATGCCCGGCTATATCCACAAGCGGGGAAAAGTTGGTGTTGTTTCGAGAAGTGGGACTCTGACTTATGAGGCTGTATGGCAGCTGACTCAGCTTGGTCTTGGTGAGTCGACTTGTGTCGGGATCGGAGGAGATCCGGTAAGGGGCTTGAATTTCATCGATGTTCTGGCGTTGTTCGAAAATGATCCGGAAACGGAAGCCATTGTCATGATCGGAGAAATTGGCGGAGAAGATGAAGAAAAGGCCGCAGCCTTCGCAAAATGCCATATGAAAAAACCTGTTGTCGGCTTCATAGCTGGTCAGACAGCTCCTCCTGGAAGGCGTATGGGACATGCAGGGGCCATTGTTTCTGGCGGGCAGGGAACAGCGAAAGACAAGATGAAGACGCTTGAAGGGATGGGTGTTACTGTTGTTCAAAATCCTTCAATGATTGGTCAGACAGTTCTTGAGGTCCTGAAACGGTCCTGA
- a CDS encoding phosphate-starvation-inducible PsiE family protein has translation MIEDNADLPGQVTVPIPDAVSSAPTGAGEDEPPSTHNVVPGWYVKGIKLVLLSLLLIQVVAMIWGTVETALAAFRQVPNGLLMVLKSLVVNSLLVLALLEVSRTVMAYFILGRVKVTFIVDTVLALLLSEAVVTWFSGEGIERILELIVLILSLAVLRFVAIRYQPPRQEGPDFSAHSLALQKLLEVVRRKGNGKKNSGSTQ, from the coding sequence ATGATTGAGGATAATGCGGATCTTCCAGGACAGGTAACTGTACCGATTCCCGATGCTGTTTCTTCCGCGCCAACAGGGGCAGGGGAAGATGAACCACCGTCTACCCATAATGTGGTTCCAGGATGGTATGTGAAGGGAATCAAGCTTGTTCTCCTGAGTCTTCTATTGATCCAGGTGGTTGCCATGATATGGGGAACGGTAGAAACGGCTCTTGCTGCCTTCCGCCAAGTTCCGAACGGTCTTTTGATGGTTTTGAAAAGCCTTGTGGTGAACTCCTTGTTAGTATTGGCCCTTCTGGAGGTTTCCCGAACGGTTATGGCCTATTTTATTCTTGGTCGTGTCAAAGTGACTTTTATTGTGGATACCGTTCTGGCACTCCTTTTATCTGAAGCTGTGGTGACATGGTTTTCGGGTGAGGGAATTGAGAGAATTCTTGAACTGATCGTTCTGATTCTCTCTCTGGCTGTGCTCCGGTTTGTTGCAATCCGCTATCAGCCTCCCCGCCAGGAGGGACCCGATTTCTCCGCTCATTCTCTTGCACTCCAGAAGCTCCTGGAAGTAGTTCGTCGAAAAGGGAACGGGAAAAAAAACTCCGGATCGACGCAATGA
- a CDS encoding FmdB family zinc ribbon protein has product MPIYEYRCDECHHTFSLLQSIRVQEGETACIHCQSHHLKKIPSSFSSSVAGSQMSGMDSGGMSSPPPSGGGSCCGGGSCCG; this is encoded by the coding sequence ATGCCTATTTATGAATATCGGTGCGACGAATGCCATCACACATTTTCATTGCTTCAGTCCATCAGGGTCCAGGAAGGGGAAACAGCCTGTATCCATTGCCAAAGCCACCATCTTAAAAAAATACCGTCAAGTTTCAGCAGTTCAGTCGCAGGATCCCAGATGTCCGGAATGGATTCCGGTGGCATGAGTTCACCGCCACCATCAGGGGGAGGTTCTTGCTGCGGCGGTGGTTCCTGCTGCGGGTGA
- a CDS encoding FAD-binding protein, producing the protein MSQDQKSALPLYDRLPTFITDEPPSLTSEQRRELLDRYYPDYRPEGKTTLRVGPNKGNVVPEEIANILETRSRLLHPDVAEKPSDPDIEVDLLIVGGGGAGIVAALFAKETGASVLLATKLRIGDSNTVMAEGGIQVALGDDDSPAQHLKDAYRGGHFTGDPELLSVLVKEGPEVISWLVKKGVLFDRDAHGSLALRKGGGTTRPRLISAKDYTGLELVRVLKEDLLNSGIPLWEFSPAVELLEGPDGSCAGAVLLDVDSGKLKWVKAKSVLLATGGTGRLHIGGFATSNHFGATGDGLGMAYRMGSPLLHMESFQYHPTGVIYPSEMAGMLITEAVRGAGARLYNKEGKRFVNELETRDIVASAIIRECSEGRGVRTPAGHFGVYLDLSEIDREMGEGTVARRFPNILKLMSKHDVDCSTHPILVYPTLHYQNGGISGDKEGRSPVKHLYVAGETAGGLHGKNRLMGNSLLEVLVFGHRVGLAAAKEGMTRKPFSWQEVGFGHVKRFESALDSEFHGVERPEGPLLFPDYRRKASGDNA; encoded by the coding sequence ATGAGTCAGGATCAGAAATCGGCCCTCCCGTTGTACGATCGTCTTCCAACCTTTATCACGGATGAACCACCCTCACTCACTTCTGAACAGCGAAGGGAGCTTCTGGACCGCTATTATCCCGACTATCGCCCGGAGGGAAAAACAACCCTCAGGGTCGGTCCTAACAAAGGCAATGTCGTTCCAGAAGAAATCGCCAATATTCTGGAAACCCGAAGTCGACTGCTTCACCCTGATGTAGCTGAAAAACCTTCCGATCCGGATATTGAAGTGGATCTCCTGATCGTCGGAGGGGGGGGAGCAGGGATTGTTGCCGCTCTTTTTGCAAAAGAGACGGGTGCATCTGTTCTTCTCGCAACAAAACTCCGAATCGGAGATTCCAACACTGTAATGGCAGAAGGTGGCATTCAGGTTGCATTGGGTGATGATGACAGCCCAGCCCAGCATCTGAAGGATGCCTACAGGGGGGGACATTTTACTGGCGATCCTGAGCTTCTTTCTGTTTTGGTGAAAGAAGGCCCCGAAGTGATTTCATGGTTGGTCAAGAAGGGGGTCCTTTTTGATCGGGATGCTCATGGAAGTCTTGCTCTCAGAAAAGGCGGGGGAACAACGCGTCCGCGTTTGATCTCTGCAAAGGATTATACGGGCCTTGAGCTTGTCAGGGTTCTGAAAGAAGATCTTTTGAATTCGGGGATTCCGCTTTGGGAGTTCAGTCCCGCTGTTGAACTGCTGGAAGGTCCGGATGGTTCATGTGCAGGGGCGGTCCTCCTGGATGTTGACAGCGGAAAGCTGAAATGGGTGAAAGCCAAGTCTGTGCTCCTCGCGACGGGCGGAACCGGTCGTCTCCACATTGGTGGATTTGCTACTTCCAATCATTTTGGGGCAACAGGAGATGGTCTTGGAATGGCCTATAGAATGGGCTCACCTCTCTTGCATATGGAAAGTTTCCAGTATCATCCGACCGGAGTCATTTACCCTTCTGAAATGGCCGGGATGCTCATTACCGAAGCTGTTCGCGGTGCCGGAGCGAGACTTTACAATAAAGAAGGCAAAAGATTTGTCAATGAACTTGAGACAAGAGATATCGTGGCGTCCGCCATTATTCGCGAGTGTTCGGAGGGTCGGGGAGTCAGAACCCCAGCGGGGCACTTCGGCGTTTATCTCGATTTGTCGGAAATTGACAGGGAAATGGGGGAGGGGACTGTGGCCAGACGGTTCCCCAATATTCTGAAGTTGATGTCCAAGCACGATGTGGACTGCTCCACCCATCCGATCCTGGTGTACCCGACTCTCCACTACCAGAACGGTGGAATCTCTGGGGACAAGGAGGGGCGCAGTCCTGTCAAACATCTTTATGTGGCAGGAGAAACGGCAGGAGGTTTGCACGGTAAAAATCGTTTGATGGGCAACTCTCTCCTCGAAGTTTTGGTCTTTGGCCATCGTGTGGGGTTGGCTGCCGCCAAGGAAGGGATGACTCGTAAGCCTTTTTCATGGCAAGAGGTCGGTTTCGGTCACGTTAAACGATTTGAGTCAGCGCTTGATTCTGAGTTCCATGGAGTAGAGCGTCCCGAGGGGCCCTTGCTATTCCCGGATTATCGCCGGAAAGCATCAGGCGATAATGCTTGA
- the rsmH gene encoding 16S rRNA (cytosine(1402)-N(4))-methyltransferase RsmH — protein sequence MRAEEMDEGLFGEQGEEGEVGDSHIPVMLFPAIDALLVTPGEWYVDGTFGHGGHSGEILARGGNVLAFDVDPAAVSRGKSTYEKEYPGRFLIVSENHRRVAEIANSHHIRPRGILIDSGWASSQMTDESLGMSFSSDTPLDMRMDPTLDSSALDLLETLGQDELVQIFSDLGEEPMAWLIARNMVEARSRGHLPRTGKELAAFVSAVYYRKGFRRSRKHPATRVFMALRIAVNREIESLTLGITEGRKVLPVGGRIVVISFHSREDRVVKHLFRDWKQSGCGQILFQRGVVPDQAEILANPRARSARMRAFSID from the coding sequence TTGAGGGCAGAAGAGATGGATGAGGGTTTATTCGGGGAGCAGGGTGAAGAGGGGGAAGTGGGCGACTCCCATATACCGGTCATGCTGTTTCCGGCGATCGATGCTCTCTTGGTCACCCCGGGGGAATGGTATGTCGATGGCACTTTTGGCCATGGAGGACATTCCGGAGAAATTCTGGCGAGGGGTGGCAATGTTCTCGCATTTGACGTGGATCCAGCAGCTGTTTCAAGAGGAAAGAGCACCTACGAAAAAGAGTATCCCGGCAGGTTTTTGATTGTGTCCGAAAATCATAGAAGGGTGGCGGAGATTGCGAATAGCCATCATATCCGGCCAAGGGGAATCCTGATCGACTCAGGATGGGCAAGTTCCCAGATGACGGATGAAAGCTTGGGTATGTCTTTTTCAAGCGATACTCCTCTCGACATGCGAATGGATCCCACGCTTGATTCGAGTGCACTCGATCTTCTGGAAACACTCGGTCAGGATGAGCTAGTTCAGATCTTTTCTGATCTGGGAGAAGAGCCAATGGCCTGGCTGATTGCCCGGAACATGGTAGAGGCCAGAAGTCGCGGTCATTTGCCCAGAACAGGAAAAGAGCTGGCAGCTTTTGTGTCAGCGGTTTATTACCGTAAGGGTTTTCGGAGAAGTCGTAAACACCCTGCAACAAGGGTTTTTATGGCCCTTCGTATAGCTGTCAACCGGGAGATCGAGTCCCTGACCCTTGGGATAACCGAGGGGAGAAAAGTTCTGCCGGTCGGTGGAAGGATTGTGGTGATTTCGTTTCATTCAAGAGAGGACAGGGTGGTGAAGCATCTGTTCCGGGATTGGAAACAGTCAGGCTGTGGGCAGATCCTTTTTCAGAGGGGGGTTGTTCCGGATCAGGCAGAGATCCTTGCTAATCCCAGAGCCAGGAGTGCCAGAATGAGGGCCTTTTCCATTGATTGA
- the sucC gene encoding ADP-forming succinate--CoA ligase subunit beta, translating into MNIHEYQAKELFGQYQIPVPKGVMVESVAEAENMIKTNPLFQGASGQVFAVKAQIHAGGRGKAGGVKITKEFSNIPEIVSGLLGKVLVTHQTGPEGRQVGKVWIEQGSRIDKEFYLGMVVDRNLRRVTLIASTEGGMEIEEVAQKHPERIFHLSVDPCEGYSPHIGRRLFYFLGLPAETQTAFVKLVGDLVRFFHEKDASMVEINPLVLTAEKTLIALDAKVGFDDNAIYRQPVTKVLRDLAEENPLEIEASKYNLNYVKLDGNIACMVNGAGLAMATMDVIALAGGSPANFLDVGGGASKDTVEQAFRLILSDPHVKGIFVNIFGGIVRCERIAGGIIAAAQDVKINVPLVVRLQGTNASEGREMLRTSGLAIEVAEELFEGAEKIVLAVKKGGK; encoded by the coding sequence TTGAATATTCATGAATACCAAGCCAAAGAACTTTTTGGCCAGTATCAGATCCCTGTCCCCAAAGGTGTGATGGTTGAATCAGTTGCTGAAGCAGAAAATATGATCAAGACCAACCCTCTTTTTCAGGGAGCCAGTGGTCAAGTTTTTGCTGTCAAGGCACAAATCCATGCAGGCGGTCGGGGTAAGGCTGGCGGAGTCAAGATCACAAAGGAATTCTCAAACATTCCCGAAATTGTCTCCGGTCTCCTCGGTAAGGTTCTTGTGACCCACCAAACTGGTCCGGAGGGTAGGCAGGTTGGCAAGGTCTGGATAGAGCAAGGCTCCCGGATCGATAAAGAGTTTTACCTTGGTATGGTTGTTGACCGAAATCTCCGAAGAGTGACCCTGATTGCGAGCACTGAAGGGGGGATGGAAATCGAGGAAGTGGCCCAAAAACATCCCGAGCGGATTTTCCATCTTTCTGTAGACCCTTGTGAAGGGTACTCTCCTCATATCGGGCGACGCTTGTTTTATTTTCTGGGACTTCCTGCGGAGACACAGACTGCTTTTGTCAAGCTGGTGGGGGATCTTGTCCGATTCTTCCATGAGAAGGATGCAAGTATGGTTGAAATCAACCCACTTGTTCTGACAGCGGAAAAAACGCTGATCGCTTTGGATGCGAAGGTCGGATTTGATGACAATGCCATCTATCGCCAGCCTGTCACAAAGGTGTTGAGAGATCTCGCCGAAGAAAATCCCCTCGAGATCGAGGCCTCAAAATATAATCTCAATTATGTCAAGCTTGATGGAAATATTGCCTGCATGGTGAATGGTGCAGGTCTTGCGATGGCGACAATGGATGTCATTGCCTTGGCCGGAGGATCTCCTGCGAACTTCCTGGATGTTGGAGGAGGCGCGAGCAAGGATACTGTTGAGCAGGCATTCAGGCTGATCTTGAGCGATCCTCACGTCAAGGGGATTTTTGTCAATATTTTTGGTGGAATTGTGAGGTGCGAACGAATCGCTGGCGGTATTATTGCAGCAGCTCAGGATGTCAAAATCAATGTTCCCCTGGTTGTTCGACTTCAGGGTACAAACGCTTCTGAAGGCCGAGAGATGTTGCGTACGTCCGGGCTTGCCATTGAAGTTGCCGAAGAATTGTTTGAAGGTGCCGAAAAAATTGTCCTTGCGGTGAAGAAGGGGGGGAAATGA
- a CDS encoding 4Fe-4S dicluster domain-containing protein has translation MFKYEKPDNAKMIKVGINGKDWSVPEGLTMIQAMWYTGHEVIHGIGCLGGVCGACAAVYRMPGDFHLHNALACQTLVKENMAFSLIPSFPSQRADYKIEAIADTKEELFNLYPESATCRNCNACTEVCPQGIDVRDAVWRSVFGDFKGVTEGTMSCVMCGLCVSRCIAEMAPHEIALYARRAYGSQELKFPDNLLHRMEAIESGDFDAELFRLISLSPEKLKSECEVK, from the coding sequence ATGTTCAAGTATGAGAAACCCGATAATGCGAAAATGATCAAGGTGGGTATCAATGGGAAAGACTGGAGTGTTCCAGAAGGTCTGACCATGATTCAGGCCATGTGGTACACCGGCCATGAAGTCATCCATGGAATCGGTTGTCTGGGTGGCGTTTGCGGAGCCTGTGCAGCCGTATATAGAATGCCCGGGGACTTCCATCTTCATAATGCGCTGGCTTGCCAGACTCTTGTCAAGGAAAATATGGCGTTTAGCCTGATTCCATCCTTCCCTTCCCAGCGCGCTGATTACAAGATCGAGGCCATTGCGGATACGAAGGAAGAACTTTTCAATCTTTATCCTGAATCGGCTACCTGCAGAAATTGTAATGCCTGTACAGAGGTCTGTCCGCAGGGAATTGATGTAAGGGATGCTGTATGGAGATCTGTTTTTGGGGATTTCAAGGGTGTGACGGAAGGGACAATGAGTTGCGTCATGTGCGGATTATGTGTTTCCCGTTGCATAGCCGAGATGGCTCCTCATGAAATTGCGCTATACGCAAGAAGAGCTTACGGAAGTCAGGAGCTGAAGTTCCCGGATAATCTTCTCCATCGAATGGAAGCTATCGAGTCCGGAGATTTTGATGCAGAATTATTCAGGCTTATCTCCCTTTCACCGGAAAAGTTAAAATCCGAATGTGAGGTGAAATGA
- the mraZ gene encoding division/cell wall cluster transcriptional repressor MraZ, whose amino-acid sequence MSLFRGRYQHALDDKGRVAIPGRYRDVLDETGGDSTLIVTAEPDECLSVYPLAVWTELEKKIMNLPQMNPDLKTYLRFVVGFATECVPDRQGRILLPAPLREFAHLERDIWFVGVLDKFEIWNGDRLMEVTGKDRIRSVSQSLTGLF is encoded by the coding sequence GTGAGTCTTTTTCGTGGTCGATATCAGCATGCATTGGATGACAAGGGTCGTGTTGCGATCCCTGGCCGTTATCGGGATGTTCTCGATGAAACAGGCGGGGATTCGACTCTGATTGTGACCGCAGAGCCTGATGAATGCCTTTCCGTTTATCCGTTGGCGGTATGGACCGAGCTTGAAAAAAAGATCATGAATCTTCCCCAGATGAACCCTGATCTGAAGACATACCTTCGTTTCGTTGTCGGATTTGCCACCGAATGTGTTCCTGATCGTCAGGGGAGGATTCTTCTTCCTGCACCCTTAAGAGAGTTTGCCCATCTTGAGCGGGATATCTGGTTTGTCGGAGTCCTTGATAAATTTGAGATATGGAATGGGGATCGCCTGATGGAAGTGACAGGAAAAGACAGAATCCGAAGCGTTTCTCAATCCCTGACAGGATTATTTTAG
- a CDS encoding peroxiredoxin yields the protein MAAEIKVGDIAPDFTLEDQDKNKVTLSSFKGKKNVVLAFYPLDWSPVCTNENACFSNDLPRFSDANAEIFGISTDSTWCHKAWKDALKLKHNLLSDIKREVSRNYGLLIEEANINKRATVIVDKSGVVRYVKVQEILTARDDQDILKALATL from the coding sequence ATGGCAGCTGAAATAAAAGTTGGAGATATCGCACCTGATTTTACCCTTGAAGATCAAGACAAAAACAAGGTTACCCTCTCTTCTTTCAAAGGAAAAAAGAATGTCGTACTGGCCTTCTACCCATTGGATTGGAGCCCCGTTTGCACAAATGAGAATGCCTGTTTTTCAAATGATCTTCCGAGGTTCTCCGATGCAAACGCAGAGATTTTTGGTATCAGCACCGACAGCACCTGGTGCCATAAGGCATGGAAAGATGCCCTTAAACTCAAGCATAACCTCCTGTCTGACATCAAGAGAGAGGTTTCTCGCAATTATGGACTCTTGATTGAAGAAGCCAACATCAACAAGCGCGCGACTGTGATCGTCGATAAGTCAGGTGTGGTTCGTTATGTTAAGGTTCAGGAAATTCTGACAGCTCGTGACGATCAGGATATCCTGAAGGCATTGGCTACTTTATAA